One window from the genome of Haliaeetus albicilla chromosome 26, bHalAlb1.1, whole genome shotgun sequence encodes:
- the PMPCA gene encoding mitochondrial-processing peptidase subunit alpha, which translates to MAVAMAWLRRGAWGPARRCGLAAGRSYSGGGAYPSVSLTCPLPGVPKAVFAAAEGRERFETRVTVLENGLRVASQNKFGQFCTVGLLINSGSRHEAKYLSGISHFLEKLAFSSTAQFGSKDEILLTLEKHGGICDCQASRDTIMYAVSADAKGLDTVVNLLADVALQPRLSDEEIEMTRTAIRFELEDLNMRPDPEPLLTEMIHAAAYRENTVGLNRFCPVENTDKIDREVLHSYLRNYYTPDRMVLAGVGIEHEQLVECAKKYLLGVEPVWGSGQTKDVDRSVAQYTGGIVKVEKDMSDVSLGPTPIPELTHIMIGLESCSFLEEDFIPFAVLNMMMGGGGSFSAGGPGKGMFTRLYLNVLNRHHWMYNATSYHHSYEDTGLLCIHASADPKQVREMVEIITREFILMAGAVGEVELERAKTQLKSMLMMNLESRPVIFEDVGRQVLATNTRKLPHELCALISQVKSTDIKRVVTKMLHKKPAVAALGDLTDLPTYEHIQAALSSKDGRLPRMYRLFR; encoded by the exons ATGGCGGTCGCCATGGCGTGGCTGCGGCGGGGCGCTtggggcccggcccggcg GTGCGGACTGGCGGCCGGCCGGAGCTacagcggcggcggcgcctACCCCAGCGTATCGCTGACCTGCCCGCTGCCCGGCGTGCCCAAGGCGGTCTTCGCGGCGGCCGAGGGCCGGGAGAGGTTCGAAACTCGGGTGACGGTACTGGAGAACGGGCTGCGCGTCGCCTCTCAGAACAAATTCGGGCAGTTCTGCACCGTGGGCC TTCTTATAAATTCGGGATCAAGACATGAAGCCAAATACCTCAGTGGCATCTCTCACTTCTTGGAAAAACTGGCCTTCTCC TCCACAGCTCAGTTTGGCAGCAAAGATGAGATCCTTCTCACCTTAGAAAAGCACGGGGGCATTTGTGACTGCCAGGCGTCGAG GGACACCATAATGTATGCTGTTTCTGCTGATGCCAAAGGCCTGGACACAGTGGTCAACTTGCTGGCTGATGTAGCGCTACAGCCCAGGTTATCAG ATGAAGAGATTGAGATGACTCGAACTGCTATACGATTTGAGCTTGAAGACTTGAATATGAGACCTGATCCAGAGCCTCTGCTCACAGAAATGATCCATGCg GCAGCCTACAGAGAAAATACAGTTGGACTGAACAGGTTCTGCCCAGTGGAAAACACTGACAAAATTGATCGAGAAGTCCTGCATTCATACCTGCGCAACTACTACACACCAGACAGGATGGTCCTTGCCGGGGTGGGAATTGAGCACGAGCAGTTAGTGGAGTGTGCGAAGAAATATCTGCTTGGAGTGGAGCCGGTGTGGGGCAGTGGGCAGACCAAGGACGTGGACAGATCTGTGGCTCAGTACACAGGAGGCATTGTCAAG GTTGAAAAAGATATGTCAGATGTGAGTCTGGGCCCTACTCCCATCCCAGAGCTTACCCACATCATGATTGGATTAGAAAGCTGCTCATTTTTA GAGGAAGATTTCATTCCCTTTGCTGTATTAAACATGATGATGGGAGGCGGTGGCTCTTTTTCAGCTGGAGGGCCTGGCAAGGGCATGTTCACCCGACTGTATCTCAATGTGCTCAACAG GCACCACTGGATGTATAACGCAACCTCTTACCACCACAGTTATGAGGATACAGGTCTCCTGTGTATACATGCCAGCGCAGATCCAAAACAG GTTCGAGAGATGGTGGAAATCATCACAAGAGAGTTCATTCTAATGGCAGGAGCAGTAGGAGAG GTAGAACTTGAGCGAGCGAAGACGCAGCTGAAGTCCATGCTCATGATGAACCTTGAGTCTCGGCCAGTTATCTTTGAAGATGTGGGAAGGCAAGTGTTGGCAACAaacacaaggaagctacctcATGAGCTCTGTGCCCTGATCA gtcAGGTGAAATCTACTGATATCAAGAGAGTGGTCACTAAGATGCTTCATAAAAAACCAGCTGTGGCTGCACTGGGTGACTTAACGGATTTGCCCACTTATGAACACATCCAGGCAGCGCTTTCCAGCAAGGATGGGCGACTCCCTCGGATGTACCGGCTCTTTCGATAA
- the ENTR1 gene encoding endosome-associated-trafficking regulator 1 — protein sequence MAAGPGPAEPNPFSFREFVRSKARSCEEAGGAHQAARPGPSLGPLLFPDPAPPGEAEDEEEEWSGSYQPLVVEQAHLAVAGPTSPSAGSFFCEGAGLAGSEDPSMACLGAPPGPGFHSLRQPSYEELKEENASLRSKINKLQIFSETQADKMRKLEKKLEENKIKEEKEAQDLEAMVQHVEQNLQLMTKRAVKAENNATKLKQENALLQVQLKNYKTENEALRSGQSASLAVVKQNADLALQNLLTVITNSRSSIKQLVSGAESLQLVADLLKSIDRISEVSEDGQ from the exons ATGGCGGCGGGTCCGGGTCCGGCCGAGCCCAACCCCTTCTCCTTCCGCGAGTTCGTCCGCAGCAAGGCGCGGAGCTGCGAGGAGGCGGGCGGTGCTCACCAG gcggcgcggcccggcccgagCCTCGGCCCCCTCTTATTCCCGGATCCGGCGCCGCCCGGAGAGGcggaggacgaggaggaggaatgGAGCGGGAGCTACCAGCCCTTGGTCGTGGAGCAGGCCCACCTCGCCGTCGCGGGCCCCACCTCGCCCTCCGCCGGCTCCTTCTTCTGTGAGGGCGCGGGGCTGGCAGGCAGCGAGGACCCGAGCATGGCCTGCCTCGGagcccccccggggccgggctTTCACTCCCTTCGGCAGCCCAGCTACGAGGAG ctGAAAGAAGAGAATGCCAGTTTGAGAAGCAAGATCAATAAGCTTCAGATTTTCTCTGAAACCCAAGCAGACAA GATGAGGAAGCTTGAAAAGAAGCTTGAGgagaacaaaattaaagaagaaaaagaggcgCAAGATTTGGAAGCAATGGTGCAGCACGTGGAACAGAATCTCCAGCTGATGACT AAACGGGCtgttaaagcagaaaacaatgctacaaaactgaaacaggaaaatgcGCTACTTCAG GTTCAGCTGAAGAATTACAAGACAGAGAATGAAGCCTTGAGGTCGGGCCAGTCGGCGAGTCTGGCTGTGGTGAAACAAAACGCAGACCTTGCCTTACAGAACCTTCTCACGGTTATAACAAACTCCCGGTCTTCGATCAA GCAGCTGGTCTCCGGAGCAGAATCGCTGCAGCTCGTCGCTGATCTCCTTAAATCAATAGACAGAATTTCTGAAGTGTCAGAAGACGGACAGTGA